The following proteins are encoded in a genomic region of Spirosoma sp. SC4-14:
- a CDS encoding C25 family cysteine peptidase, translating into MKNWVLLACFLVHPLAIYAQNRFGNEWIRPNQHYIKLSINQAGVYRVTYQDIQQADATLLQTNPTNWQLFFRGQEVAIRLVGQQDGRFDSQDYVEFYAEGNDGSQDSLLYRPQKRLHPYQTLFSDVAAYFLTSSPTQSGRRVAELNLSAQNLTAEPYHIEERVQAFTSDYTFNNLKGLEPYIQESYFEPGEGWSGHNLTADSIGIVRFVFTGRVSTNIPITLEGMVNGRDNNPHQIQIQQDNNTTTPLANLSFSGFNSQTFQSTLPTTDIQNEQLTLHFVPAKPVSFYPTNNFSVTYVKLSYPQATDMTGQTSKLFHLPAGTRQTALLAVTNAPTTAFAYDITDKANCRYLTTQLSGNQKQVVVSDLGRNRNILITDQVAKPLAIQSIRFPASYPKNTTYLLITHASLKQSAITYAAYRTSAQGGGYQTFIADADSLYDQFNYGERSPLALRRFADFMLANSSVQHLLLVGRACSYPYLVKTTSNDLVPTIGYPGSDILLTAGLNGYSINTPAIPTGRLNVTTNEQVLTYLEKAKQFENSTPNGLWRKRIIHISGGKSKDEAQSLRTALANLGTVFSNGLVGGEISAYSKNNAYEEVEPLNITPEVNEGVGVITFFGHAGPAVTDMNFGFASPVENGYRNTKYPLMVFNGCGVGEIFSNFNTLSTDWILAPNKGATLVLAHSYLSFEQPTTRYLNELYAHLYTDASTLGMPFGKVQQQINQSLDKVVNNDSYLTSVMLEMVLQGDPALRVYPLPNPDYAIEDKGIYIQSSVTGSAIKNSDSIEVVIPLRNLGKFVAGQSVAVSETRTFTTGGTSTTLHFTAFHYQDTLVYTIAKDPNLKQIDIAIDPTNQLTELDKSNNKATLAIDWTTAEMGTSYPLDALPDNVSPTLNVFINGSIKENKAVVNTTPRIDVYLLDENPLSATDQDAVEVYIKTCDSCAQQRVPSENITFTPLATNQLQATATLSFQAGSTYQLLVIGKDGSGNRTIPPYTITLKTLGSDEPVVVNTYPNPATTYTKFEIILNREELPTESKLTIYTASGAQLFEHILPVATGNNSFLWQGTAPGLYPYSIHLTWPDGRIETYTGKIVWQP; encoded by the coding sequence ATGAAAAACTGGGTACTGTTAGCGTGCTTCCTCGTTCATCCTCTCGCTATATATGCCCAAAATCGATTCGGAAACGAATGGATCAGGCCCAACCAGCATTATATTAAACTGTCCATCAATCAGGCTGGCGTCTACCGGGTTACTTATCAGGATATTCAGCAGGCAGATGCGACTCTATTACAGACAAACCCCACAAACTGGCAGTTATTCTTCAGAGGTCAGGAAGTGGCCATTCGACTCGTTGGCCAGCAGGATGGTCGTTTCGACTCGCAGGACTACGTTGAGTTTTATGCCGAAGGCAACGATGGTAGCCAGGATTCTCTTCTTTATCGGCCACAGAAACGCCTGCATCCCTATCAAACCCTATTTTCGGATGTGGCAGCCTATTTCCTGACGAGCAGCCCTACCCAGTCTGGCAGGCGAGTGGCCGAACTCAACTTGTCGGCGCAGAACCTAACGGCCGAACCCTACCACATCGAAGAACGTGTTCAGGCATTTACGAGCGACTATACGTTCAACAACCTGAAAGGGCTGGAGCCCTATATTCAGGAAAGCTATTTTGAACCGGGCGAAGGCTGGTCGGGACATAATCTGACGGCCGATTCGATAGGGATTGTAAGGTTTGTGTTTACGGGCAGGGTATCGACAAATATTCCCATTACGCTGGAAGGCATGGTGAACGGCCGCGACAACAACCCTCATCAGATCCAGATTCAGCAGGATAATAACACGACTACCCCGTTAGCCAATTTATCGTTCTCGGGCTTTAACAGCCAGACATTTCAGAGTACACTGCCGACAACAGACATTCAGAATGAGCAGCTTACCCTGCATTTTGTTCCGGCTAAACCCGTTAGCTTTTACCCAACCAATAATTTTTCTGTTACCTATGTAAAGCTGTCGTACCCGCAGGCAACCGACATGACCGGCCAGACGAGCAAGCTCTTCCACCTGCCTGCCGGAACTCGTCAAACAGCTTTGCTGGCCGTAACGAATGCCCCCACAACCGCTTTCGCCTACGACATTACCGACAAAGCCAACTGCCGGTATCTGACCACCCAACTCAGTGGCAATCAGAAACAGGTAGTGGTTAGTGACCTCGGACGAAATCGAAACATTCTCATAACCGATCAGGTAGCTAAACCCCTGGCAATTCAAAGCATACGGTTCCCGGCTTCGTATCCCAAAAACACTACGTATCTACTCATTACGCACGCGTCGCTGAAACAATCAGCAATTACGTATGCAGCCTATCGGACATCGGCGCAGGGAGGTGGCTATCAAACCTTTATTGCCGACGCCGATTCACTGTATGACCAGTTCAACTACGGCGAACGCAGCCCACTGGCCCTTCGGCGTTTTGCCGATTTCATGCTGGCCAATTCGTCGGTGCAGCATCTGCTGCTGGTAGGGCGAGCCTGTAGTTACCCCTATCTGGTCAAAACAACCAGCAATGACCTTGTTCCAACCATTGGCTATCCCGGCTCTGATATTCTGCTTACGGCTGGTTTGAATGGGTACTCGATCAATACACCTGCCATTCCGACCGGGCGGCTTAACGTGACGACCAACGAGCAGGTTCTCACCTATCTCGAAAAGGCAAAGCAGTTTGAAAACTCAACTCCCAATGGGCTCTGGCGCAAACGGATCATTCATATCAGTGGTGGCAAATCGAAAGACGAAGCGCAAAGCCTACGTACGGCGCTGGCTAATCTGGGAACGGTCTTCAGCAATGGGTTGGTGGGCGGAGAGATCAGCGCTTACAGCAAAAACAATGCATACGAAGAAGTTGAACCGCTCAATATCACCCCCGAAGTGAACGAGGGAGTTGGCGTCATTACCTTTTTCGGGCATGCTGGCCCCGCCGTCACCGATATGAATTTTGGCTTTGCTTCGCCGGTCGAAAATGGGTATCGGAACACAAAATACCCACTTATGGTGTTCAACGGCTGCGGGGTGGGCGAGATTTTTTCTAACTTCAATACCCTGTCGACCGACTGGATTCTGGCGCCAAACAAAGGAGCTACCCTGGTGCTGGCGCACTCCTACCTAAGTTTCGAGCAACCCACCACCCGCTACCTCAACGAACTATATGCGCACCTCTATACCGACGCCAGCACCCTGGGAATGCCATTCGGGAAAGTGCAACAACAGATCAATCAGAGCCTCGACAAGGTTGTTAACAATGATTCCTATTTAACCTCTGTTATGCTGGAAATGGTGTTACAGGGCGATCCGGCTCTGCGTGTATATCCCCTGCCAAACCCCGATTATGCCATTGAGGATAAAGGCATTTACATTCAGTCGTCGGTGACGGGCAGCGCCATCAAAAACAGCGATTCCATTGAGGTTGTTATTCCACTTCGGAATCTGGGGAAATTTGTGGCAGGGCAGTCGGTTGCGGTATCCGAAACGCGAACCTTTACTACTGGAGGAACCAGCACTACGCTCCATTTTACGGCCTTTCATTACCAAGACACACTGGTTTATACAATCGCCAAAGATCCTAACCTGAAACAGATCGACATTGCCATCGACCCAACTAATCAACTGACTGAATTAGACAAAAGCAATAACAAAGCCACACTGGCCATCGACTGGACTACCGCCGAAATGGGAACCAGTTACCCTTTAGATGCGCTCCCCGACAATGTTAGCCCTACGCTTAACGTATTCATCAATGGCTCAATTAAAGAAAATAAGGCTGTAGTCAATACCACACCTCGCATCGATGTTTACCTGCTCGACGAAAATCCGCTTTCGGCTACTGATCAGGATGCCGTAGAAGTTTACATAAAAACATGCGATAGCTGTGCTCAACAACGGGTTCCATCAGAAAATATAACCTTTACGCCCCTGGCTACTAATCAATTACAGGCCACCGCTACGTTATCGTTTCAGGCCGGCAGCACCTATCAATTGTTAGTTATTGGGAAAGATGGCTCGGGCAATCGCACGATTCCACCTTATACGATCACGCTGAAAACGCTGGGCAGCGATGAGCCGGTTGTTGTCAATACGTATCCGAATCCCGCAACGACCTACACAAAATTTGAGATCATACTAAACCGGGAAGAATTACCAACCGAATCGAAACTAACGATTTACACCGCATCCGGTGCTCAGCTTTTTGAGCATATATTGCCGGTTGCAACCGGCAACAATTCGTTCTTATGGCAGGGAACAGCCCCAGGCCTTTACCCATATTCGATTCATCTGACCTGGCCAGATGGGCGCATTGAAACCTATACGGGCAAAATTGTCTGGCAACCCTAA
- a CDS encoding VCBS repeat-containing protein — protein MRNFSLFILIGITFFLTSCDKPLFSLLPASDTGITFSNRITENDTMNIIDFEYVYNGGGTAIGDFNNDGLADIFFTGNQVANRLYINKGDFKFDDITAKAGVSGNGKWCSGVALVDINNDGWLDIYVGATVSKIATKRENLLFVNQGAKPGESPVFREMAKEYGIADDGHTTNAAFFDYDNDGDLDLYVLTNTIENNPNAYRDRILDGTSPTTDRLYRNDPNPALGHPVFTNVSKQEGIQSEGYGLGLNITDINRDGWKDVYVTNDYLSDDLLYINNHDGSNRHTGFTDQAPLYLKHTSGAAMGNDVADINNDGLTDIVAVDMLPRDNYRKKMLMGANNYQTYLNNEQFKHTYQFTRNTLQLNQGLAPTATGWHPVFSEISLFSDIAETDWSWAPTLLDFDHDGYRDLLVTNGFPKDVTDRDFGSFREQSERVATKSFMLAQIPVIKISNYAFRNKGDLTFENATEKWGLQSPSFSNGAAYGDLDNDGDVDYVVNNINDSAFVYRNNLVESKAEKANYLRIKFVGEAQNRMGLGAIVELYYNKNKPSGPKQQLYEHSPYRGYLSTMEPVAHFGLGDVATVDEIRIIWPGLNGSPQKQQTLRNIKTNQVLTVDVRNAREPVPSTPQPRGLFNEITDSLKITYTHTEPEYIDFNVQKLLPHKLSQFAPAVSIGDVNGDGLDDMFVGGSRMNKGHFLLQTPSGAFVEKDLLPEPAISTPIVGGTANAKDKPEEDMGTLLFDADGDGDMDLYVASGSIEGNPNSQTFQDRLYLNNGKGVFTRDLAALPVCTVSKSCVKAIDFDRDGDLDLFVGGRVEPDHYPAPVSSFIFRNDSKPGQAKFTDVTKTVAPALQNLGLVCDALWTDYDNDGWPDLMLAGEFMPLTILKNQQGKLQPADTKLQNQKGWWNSLVAGDFDRDGDMDYLAGNLGQNAKMRASDTEPVRMYANDFDNNGFFDAIPTIYLPDETGKSREFTFHGRDDLIKQMIVMRKRFPLYKDFTQASIDKLLTPEERAKALVLEATYLQSAYIENKGDGTFAMHALPTPAQMAPIFGMVTTDVDQDGNLDVMMVGNDFSGEVSMGRYDALNGLWLKGDGKGGFTAQSIATSGFYVPGNAKGLAQMASADGHELLIATQNRGRLCVFRNTKPTPFVRLRPTDTSALLTFADGKKQKVEFSYGNSFLSQSARTLLVDPQVKAVEITDSKGNKRQEFNQTKLVGR, from the coding sequence GTGAGAAATTTCTCTCTTTTTATCCTAATTGGTATCACGTTTTTTCTGACTTCCTGCGATAAACCTCTTTTTTCGCTCCTTCCAGCCAGTGATACCGGCATCACGTTTTCCAACCGGATTACGGAAAACGATACGATGAATATCATCGATTTTGAATACGTTTATAACGGTGGTGGAACGGCTATCGGTGACTTTAATAACGACGGTCTGGCCGATATTTTCTTCACGGGCAACCAGGTTGCTAATCGGCTCTATATAAACAAGGGCGATTTTAAGTTCGACGATATTACGGCGAAAGCGGGGGTTAGTGGCAATGGAAAATGGTGTTCGGGTGTTGCCCTGGTCGATATCAATAATGATGGCTGGCTCGATATATACGTCGGCGCTACTGTCAGTAAAATAGCTACCAAACGAGAAAATCTGCTGTTTGTGAATCAGGGAGCAAAGCCAGGTGAGTCGCCGGTCTTTCGCGAGATGGCCAAAGAATATGGCATTGCCGATGATGGGCATACGACCAATGCCGCTTTTTTCGACTATGACAACGACGGCGATCTGGATTTATATGTGTTAACAAATACGATCGAGAATAACCCAAATGCCTATCGTGACCGTATTCTGGATGGCACCTCTCCCACCACCGACCGCCTATATCGCAACGACCCCAATCCGGCATTGGGTCACCCGGTTTTCACCAATGTATCCAAACAGGAAGGCATTCAAAGCGAAGGATATGGGCTTGGGCTTAATATTACGGATATCAATCGCGATGGCTGGAAAGATGTATATGTAACAAATGATTATCTGAGCGACGACCTCCTCTATATCAACAACCACGATGGCAGCAATCGCCATACGGGTTTTACGGACCAGGCCCCTCTCTATCTGAAACACACCAGCGGAGCCGCCATGGGCAACGATGTTGCCGACATCAATAACGATGGTTTAACGGATATTGTGGCTGTCGATATGCTCCCACGCGATAATTACCGCAAAAAAATGCTGATGGGTGCCAATAATTATCAGACCTATCTTAACAACGAACAATTTAAACATACCTACCAGTTTACCCGAAATACGCTCCAGTTAAATCAGGGGCTGGCACCCACCGCAACCGGCTGGCATCCGGTTTTTAGTGAAATTAGCCTCTTTAGCGATATTGCTGAAACCGACTGGAGTTGGGCGCCTACATTGCTCGACTTCGACCATGATGGCTACCGGGATCTTTTGGTAACAAATGGTTTTCCAAAAGATGTAACAGACCGCGATTTCGGGTCGTTCCGGGAGCAAAGCGAACGTGTCGCTACCAAATCGTTTATGCTGGCGCAGATTCCAGTCATAAAAATCAGCAACTATGCTTTCCGAAATAAAGGGGATCTAACGTTCGAAAATGCCACCGAAAAATGGGGCCTCCAAAGCCCGTCGTTCTCTAATGGCGCAGCCTATGGCGATCTGGACAACGATGGCGATGTGGATTACGTAGTCAATAATATCAACGATTCGGCCTTTGTTTACCGAAACAACCTTGTTGAAAGCAAAGCAGAAAAGGCCAATTACCTGCGGATTAAGTTCGTAGGTGAAGCCCAGAACCGCATGGGTCTTGGCGCTATCGTTGAGCTATACTACAACAAAAATAAGCCCTCTGGTCCAAAACAACAGCTCTATGAACACAGCCCTTACCGGGGCTATCTGTCTACAATGGAACCCGTTGCCCATTTCGGATTAGGTGATGTAGCGACAGTTGATGAGATACGAATCATCTGGCCCGGTCTGAATGGTAGTCCACAGAAACAGCAGACTCTGCGCAATATTAAAACCAATCAGGTCTTAACCGTTGATGTGCGCAATGCCCGTGAACCCGTGCCATCAACTCCGCAACCCCGAGGTCTGTTCAACGAAATAACCGATTCGCTTAAGATTACGTACACTCATACCGAACCCGAATACATCGACTTTAACGTTCAGAAACTACTCCCTCACAAACTCTCGCAATTTGCCCCGGCGGTCTCGATTGGCGATGTTAACGGCGATGGGCTCGATGATATGTTTGTTGGCGGTTCACGAATGAACAAGGGACATTTTTTGCTCCAGACGCCATCGGGTGCCTTCGTTGAAAAAGATCTATTACCCGAACCCGCTATCTCCACTCCAATTGTTGGCGGCACAGCCAATGCAAAAGACAAACCCGAAGAAGATATGGGCACACTTTTGTTTGATGCCGATGGCGATGGCGATATGGATCTGTATGTAGCGAGTGGCAGTATTGAAGGCAATCCCAACAGTCAAACGTTTCAGGACAGATTGTACCTGAATAACGGCAAAGGTGTTTTCACACGTGATCTGGCAGCATTACCAGTTTGTACGGTTAGCAAATCCTGTGTAAAAGCCATTGATTTTGATCGCGACGGCGATCTCGACCTATTTGTGGGGGGGCGTGTAGAACCCGATCACTATCCGGCTCCAGTATCGAGTTTCATCTTCCGAAACGATTCCAAACCGGGTCAGGCTAAATTTACAGATGTCACTAAAACGGTGGCACCTGCCCTACAAAATCTGGGATTAGTATGCGATGCACTCTGGACCGACTATGACAACGATGGCTGGCCCGACCTGATGCTTGCTGGTGAGTTTATGCCACTAACCATTCTAAAGAACCAGCAGGGTAAACTTCAGCCGGCCGATACAAAACTCCAGAATCAAAAAGGCTGGTGGAACTCTTTGGTAGCGGGCGATTTTGACCGCGATGGCGATATGGATTATCTGGCTGGCAATTTGGGCCAAAACGCAAAAATGCGGGCCAGCGATACCGAACCCGTTCGTATGTATGCCAACGACTTCGATAACAATGGTTTCTTCGATGCAATCCCAACCATTTACCTGCCCGACGAAACTGGCAAAAGCCGGGAATTTACGTTCCACGGCCGCGACGATTTAATTAAGCAGATGATTGTGATGCGGAAACGATTCCCGCTTTATAAAGACTTTACGCAAGCTAGTATCGATAAATTGCTTACTCCCGAAGAACGGGCCAAAGCGCTGGTGCTGGAAGCTACTTATCTTCAATCGGCTTACATTGAAAATAAGGGTGATGGCACATTTGCGATGCACGCCCTACCCACACCCGCCCAGATGGCCCCAATTTTTGGCATGGTAACCACCGATGTTGATCAGGACGGCAATTTAGATGTCATGATGGTTGGTAATGATTTCAGCGGTGAAGTCTCAATGGGTCGCTACGATGCCCTGAATGGCTTATGGCTTAAAGGTGATGGCAAAGGCGGGTTCACGGCCCAGTCCATTGCCACCAGCGGATTTTATGTACCGGGTAATGCCAAAGGGCTCGCCCAAATGGCTTCTGCCGATGGACATGAACTGCTGATTGCGACCCAAAATCGAGGCCGTTTGTGCGTATTTCGCAATACAAAACCCACACCGTTCGTTCGGTTGCGCCCCACCGATACATCGGCATTGCTGACCTTCGCCGATGGCAAAAAACAGAAAGTTGAGTTCAGCTACGGCAATTCGTTCCTGTCGCAGTCGGCCCGAACATTGCTCGTCGATCCTCAGGTGAAAGCAGTAGAAATAACCGATTCAAAAGGCAATAAACGTCAGGAGTTTAATCAGACTAAACTCGTAGGGCGGTAA
- a CDS encoding YceI family protein, whose amino-acid sequence MEAQATTATTWVIDPMHSEVQFKVKHLMVSTVTGLFSQYEGQLEMAGDDFEDATITFSADINSISTGNEQRDGHLKSADFFDAEQFPKLTFVSTQFTKTGDDTYDLIGDLTLHGITKSVKLKAEYGGQMQDFYGQTKAGFEVTGIIKRKEFGLSWDGVTEAGGVVVSDDVRLVMNIQVTKQA is encoded by the coding sequence ATGGAAGCTCAAGCAACCACCGCCACAACCTGGGTTATTGATCCGATGCACTCAGAAGTACAGTTCAAAGTAAAACACCTGATGGTATCGACCGTGACCGGCCTGTTCAGTCAGTATGAAGGCCAACTCGAAATGGCTGGCGATGACTTTGAGGATGCAACAATCACGTTCTCGGCCGATATCAACAGCATCAGCACCGGAAACGAACAACGCGACGGTCACCTGAAATCAGCCGATTTCTTTGATGCCGAACAATTCCCAAAACTGACCTTTGTTTCTACGCAGTTTACAAAAACTGGCGATGATACCTACGACCTTATTGGCGACCTGACCTTACACGGCATTACGAAATCCGTAAAACTGAAAGCCGAATATGGCGGACAGATGCAGGACTTTTACGGACAAACCAAAGCTGGTTTCGAAGTTACGGGCATCATTAAACGGAAAGAGTTTGGCCTCTCCTGGGATGGCGTTACCGAAGCCGGTGGTGTGGTCGTTAGTGACGATGTTCGTTTGGTCATGAACATTCAGGTTACCAAACAAGCGTAA
- a CDS encoding DUF4494 domain-containing protein, translating into MPNWFLGKIRYQQPIDDANVGSRNEEFIKQKTVTEAYLVDAVSYTDAETRLYQEIAANTPDFEITNISRMKLADVFHHEDGGETWYKVKAMFITEDERTGKQKKSPSVMLVNGENPKQAYERVELSLKTALDPFEITDVNTTKILEIFPYNEEDKRNLRPLSEIIEAAE; encoded by the coding sequence ATGCCCAACTGGTTTCTCGGAAAAATCCGCTATCAGCAACCCATTGACGACGCGAACGTAGGTTCGCGAAACGAAGAATTTATAAAGCAGAAAACGGTTACGGAGGCTTATCTGGTGGATGCCGTTAGCTATACGGACGCCGAAACCCGGCTATATCAGGAGATTGCGGCCAACACGCCCGACTTCGAAATTACGAACATATCCCGAATGAAACTCGCTGATGTGTTCCATCATGAAGATGGTGGCGAAACCTGGTATAAGGTTAAGGCCATGTTTATAACTGAAGACGAACGGACCGGAAAACAGAAGAAATCGCCCAGTGTGATGCTCGTGAATGGCGAGAATCCTAAACAGGCTTACGAACGAGTGGAGTTGAGCCTGAAAACCGCCCTCGACCCGTTCGAAATTACCGACGTGAATACCACAAAGATTCTGGAAATTTTTCCTTATAACGAAGAAGACAAACGGAATTTACGACCATTGAGTGAAATTATCGAAGCGGCCGAATAA
- a CDS encoding asparagine synthase-related protein, whose product MSGIAGIVRFDQQAVARNDVEALLSRLKHRGTSVIQAIENGLLVSFGGLLETESDTKLYAVADADIFGRSAIKNPFITTYRNNHQDSFNELNADFAVAVWNERRQTITCVRDPLGVKPLYYVFQPGRFFAFASEIKALLDLTDVAITPNYTKFREYLTWATTYVPYGEATFYEGIYSVLPGHSLEVTHQTLHTSPYWNLNLSPFKGLDRAADYANLFRTHFTEAIDQRMRSRKTIGAHLSGGLDSSSVSSIAQHLLTQQHRPALHTFNIDTGLASTDESTYVQAVVDQYHTSHQAVRPLQHVLDSILEINRIFDRPDHFIIPSSFHLSVSRAARQVNCDLILTGHDGDSVITPGFDYFDELIELADWERLRMASQQFTAYADRNLRYVTPNWNQLSDQAKYEKHILYLIGPTLKKQLKEQRATQFMGTFRQQKQTLGLSWASIMGYLSQRIRDKWAHKALLDTVLNAEFRQQTATKSQQSTQKLTDSLSSEHQVPVKPILNLTNVICNEQLNHIGAYYGHQYSFPFFDKNVMALGLATPLAVEFDNGRGRGLIRNGLQTILPHSISTRLTKANFVEYGNLSARQLYEATHEQFSATSHPIWEVIDRQRFSQIKDFVFDGRIDVTRKTRYNWLLSRSIYLALWLGALRGKP is encoded by the coding sequence ATGAGTGGAATTGCGGGAATAGTTCGGTTCGACCAACAGGCGGTCGCCAGAAACGATGTAGAAGCGCTGCTTTCGCGGCTGAAACACCGGGGCACAAGCGTTATTCAGGCCATTGAAAACGGGCTGCTGGTCAGCTTTGGTGGCCTCCTCGAAACCGAATCTGATACGAAACTCTACGCAGTTGCCGATGCCGACATTTTTGGCCGATCTGCGATCAAAAACCCATTCATCACTACCTACCGGAACAATCATCAGGATTCATTCAATGAACTTAACGCCGATTTTGCGGTTGCTGTCTGGAACGAACGTCGGCAAACAATCACCTGCGTGCGTGATCCGTTGGGGGTTAAACCATTGTATTATGTGTTTCAGCCCGGTCGTTTTTTTGCTTTTGCTTCTGAAATCAAAGCGCTGCTCGATCTGACCGATGTTGCCATAACGCCAAATTACACCAAATTCAGAGAGTACCTGACCTGGGCAACAACCTATGTGCCATATGGCGAGGCTACCTTCTATGAGGGCATCTATAGCGTCTTACCGGGTCATTCGCTCGAAGTAACCCATCAAACCCTTCATACCAGTCCATACTGGAATCTGAATCTTTCTCCCTTTAAGGGGTTAGATCGGGCGGCCGACTATGCGAATCTGTTCAGAACGCATTTTACCGAAGCCATTGACCAGCGTATGAGAAGCCGCAAAACCATTGGCGCTCACCTGAGTGGTGGACTCGATTCGTCGTCGGTAAGCTCAATAGCACAACACCTGTTAACGCAACAGCATCGCCCGGCGCTTCATACGTTCAATATCGATACAGGATTAGCTTCAACCGACGAGAGCACTTACGTACAAGCGGTTGTCGATCAATACCATACGTCGCATCAGGCCGTTCGGCCGCTTCAGCATGTGTTGGATTCCATTCTCGAAATCAATCGCATTTTCGACCGGCCCGATCATTTCATTATCCCGTCTAGTTTCCATTTAAGTGTTTCGCGGGCAGCCCGGCAGGTCAACTGCGACCTCATTCTTACGGGTCATGACGGCGACAGCGTAATTACACCTGGTTTCGACTATTTCGATGAACTGATCGAATTGGCCGATTGGGAACGTCTCCGAATGGCCAGCCAGCAATTTACCGCTTATGCCGACCGAAATCTGCGGTATGTTACCCCCAACTGGAACCAATTGTCCGATCAGGCAAAATACGAAAAACACATTCTGTATCTGATTGGGCCAACTCTCAAAAAGCAGTTGAAAGAGCAGCGAGCCACCCAGTTTATGGGCACATTTCGCCAACAGAAACAGACGCTCGGTCTTTCGTGGGCATCCATCATGGGTTACCTCAGCCAGCGAATCCGGGACAAATGGGCGCATAAAGCTTTACTTGACACTGTTCTAAACGCTGAATTCAGGCAACAGACAGCAACAAAGTCGCAGCAATCGACTCAAAAACTTACCGATTCTCTGAGCAGCGAACATCAGGTTCCGGTTAAACCGATTCTGAATCTAACGAACGTGATCTGTAATGAGCAGTTAAACCATATTGGTGCTTACTATGGGCATCAATATTCGTTTCCGTTCTTCGATAAAAATGTCATGGCACTGGGTTTAGCGACGCCACTGGCAGTCGAGTTCGACAATGGGCGCGGGCGTGGACTAATCCGAAATGGCCTGCAAACAATTCTTCCGCATTCGATTTCTACCCGATTAACCAAAGCCAATTTTGTTGAGTATGGAAACTTATCGGCCAGACAACTCTATGAAGCCACGCACGAACAATTCAGTGCCACGAGTCACCCGATCTGGGAGGTAATTGACCGGCAACGGTTTTCACAGATCAAAGATTTTGTTTTCGATGGCCGTATCGATGTTACCCGAAAAACCCGTTATAACTGGCTACTCAGCCGGTCGATTTATTTAGCCTTATGGCTGGGTGCACTTCGCGGCAAACCGTAA